The genomic stretch GGCCCCGGCCAGGGCGACCGTCACGCCGGCGCGCTGCGCTACCAGCTCGGCGACCGGCCGCCCGGTGATGAGCGAGGCGCCCGGCTCGCCGGTCAGCACCCCCGACAGCCAGTCCAGGTAGCGGATGTGCAGGGGACGATCCAGCCCCTGCTCCGCTCGCAGCCGGGCGAGCTCCTCCGGGGTGGCACGGCCACCGCCGAGCGCGTCCGCCGCGTCTCCGGGTAGCGCCGCCGTACACAGGAAGATCACCACGGAGGCGGCGATCAACAGCAACCCGCTCCTGACCAGCGCGCGGGCCAGTCGCGGCACTGGCCCCACGTCAACCGTCCAGGCTGACCTGGTCGATGAACGCCGAGGCGAAGCCGATCCCCTCGGGCACGCCGCTCAGCCCCGCCTTGGCCAGGTCGAGCCGGTCGCTGAGCGCCCAGATGGCGTAGCCGCCCTGGTCACGGAGCTGGGTCTGCAGGTCTGCGAGGAGTGCGCGCCGCTCGGCGTCGTCCGGCTCGGCCAAGGCCTTGTCCAGATCCGCGGACCAGGCCGGGTCCTTCCACGCCGTCTCGTTGGTGGGCGAACCAGGCGTGAGCGTCACCCTCACCACGTCGAGGAACGGGATGCCGCCTAGGTAGCTGAGATAGAACGGCTTTCGTGCGTAGACGGCGGAGAAGTAGGTGTCGGCCGGTTCCACGGACACCTTCACTTTCATTCCGATCTCGGCGAGTTGCTGGGAGATCAGCGTGGCGGCGCTGTCCATGCCCGGGTACGCCGTGGTGGTGTGCAGCGTGAGGTCGATGCCGCCGGCGAGACCGGCCTCGGACATCAGCTGCTTGGCGCGGGCGAGGTCGCGGGTGCGTTGCGGCAGGTTCTTGGGGCTCGTCGGGTCCTTCGGGGTGATGAGGTCGTTGCCGATCTCGCCGTAGCCGAGGAAGACGGTGTCCAAGAGCTGCTTGCGGTCGAGGGCGAGCCGCACGGCCTCGCGTACCCGGAGGTCGTCGAAGGGCTTGGTGTCCATCCGCATGACGAGCGGATACAGGGTCGCGCCGGGCCTGCGGAGCAGGCGTACCGCGCTGTTGCCCTCCTGCTGCTTTGCCAGCGTGGCCGGCACCCCTCCGGCCAGGTCGACCTGGCCCGACAGCAGTGCCTGGGCGCGTGCCTGCGGATCGGGCACGGCTCGTACCTCGATGACCTTGGCCGTCGGCTTGGGGCCCCACCAGTCGTCGTTCCTCTCGAAGACCACCGCTTGCGCCCCGCCCTTGCTCGCCGGGCGGAACGGCCCGGAGCCGGGGACCGGCTTGGTGAAGTCGTCGATGCCCTCCGGCACCACGAAGGTCGCGCCTTCCAGCGCCTTGCCCACCTCGGCGTAGGGCTTCTTGGTCACCAGCTCGAAGGTGGTGTCGTCGATCACCTTGGAGGCGTCGAGGTCGAACATGGCCATGCGGCCGAAGTTCTCCGCTGCCTTCTTGCCCATGCGACGCAGTGAGAAGAGCGCGTCGGCCGCCTTGACCTTGCGGCCGTCAGAGAACGTGGCGTCGCCCCGGATGGTGATCCGCCACTTCGTCAAGGTGGCATCCGGCTCCCACGCGGTCGCCAGGCGGGACCGGCTGGAGCCGTCAGCGCCGGGGACGGTGAGGACGTCGTACGTCAGGGCCATCCTCACCACGTCGCTCTCGCCGGGCAGCAGGCCGTGCGGGTCGGTGACGGCGTTGGAGGGCGAGCCGGGCGCAGCGTAGCGTATCGTCCCGGTGCTGGTGCCGGCCGCTGGGGAACTGGTGACGGCCGGCTTCGTGGCGGCGCAGCCCGTCAGTAGGGCGACCGCGGTGACGATCGCCGCTGAC from Nonomuraea polychroma encodes the following:
- a CDS encoding ABC transporter substrate-binding protein translates to MHPQLRRRSAAIVTAVALLTGCAATKPAVTSSPAAGTSTGTIRYAAPGSPSNAVTDPHGLLPGESDVVRMALTYDVLTVPGADGSSRSRLATAWEPDATLTKWRITIRGDATFSDGRKVKAADALFSLRRMGKKAAENFGRMAMFDLDASKVIDDTTFELVTKKPYAEVGKALEGATFVVPEGIDDFTKPVPGSGPFRPASKGGAQAVVFERNDDWWGPKPTAKVIEVRAVPDPQARAQALLSGQVDLAGGVPATLAKQQEGNSAVRLLRRPGATLYPLVMRMDTKPFDDLRVREAVRLALDRKQLLDTVFLGYGEIGNDLITPKDPTSPKNLPQRTRDLARAKQLMSEAGLAGGIDLTLHTTTAYPGMDSAATLISQQLAEIGMKVKVSVEPADTYFSAVYARKPFYLSYLGGIPFLDVVRVTLTPGSPTNETAWKDPAWSADLDKALAEPDDAERRALLADLQTQLRDQGGYAIWALSDRLDLAKAGLSGVPEGIGFASAFIDQVSLDG